One Plasmodium cynomolgi strain B DNA, chromosome 12, whole genome shotgun sequence genomic region harbors:
- a CDS encoding hypothetical protein (putative) produces MLPTQSEEQTEAQLPKSQSKIVNELIENKDAICSWCFDVLKYELKKEKFDKAPPLIQSLHNNGFKIPFFVKWMKLNDVKDMGSYDYDAYELNGCIGCLNETDIMELRYYALESSLNDTRFYPITLKDFPFLIVTITYLFNFEKCAHVYDWVIGKHGIKISFVVNKRRYSSTFLPEVASQHNFDHQTTVKKLIRKANYRGEINDELLENIQVERYEGVSCSLTHVDYERVKRGQMG; encoded by the coding sequence ATGCTGCCCACCCAGAGTGAAGAACAAACCGAAGCTCAACTACCAAAGAGCCAATCAAAAATAGTGAATGAGCTAATCGAAAATAAAGATGCCATATGCTCATGGTGCTTTGATGTACTAAAgtatgaattaaaaaaagagaaattcGATAAAGCCCCCCCGCTGATCCAATCACTACATAACAACGGATTCAAGATCCCCTTCTTCGTCAAATGGATGAAGCTGAATGACGTCAAAGATATGGGATCCTATGATTACGATGCGTACGAACTAAACGGCTGTATAGGCTGCTTAAACGAAACAGATATAATGGAGCTACGTTATTATGCTTTAGAGAGTTCCCTCAACGACACAAGATTTTATCCCATCACGCTAAAagatttcccttttctgaTTGTCACCATAACGTATTTATTTAACTttgaaaaatgtgcacacgtgTATGACTGGGTTATTGGAAAGCATGGCATTAAAATCAGCTTTGTCGTTAATAAGAGAAGGTACTCGTCGACTTTCTTGCCCGAAGTTGCTTCCCAACATAACTTCGATCACCAAACGACCGTCAAGAAATTGATTAGGAAAGCAAACTACAGGGGGGAAATCAATGACGAGCTTTTGGAGAACATACAAGTGGAGCGCTACGAGGGAGTCAGCTGCAGCCTCACCCACGTGGACTATGAGAGGGTGAAGCGGGGCCAAATGGGCTAA
- a CDS encoding hypothetical protein (putative), which produces MNLTEFKFYEYESKELRTIEISPCRKYICVCDSFGVIYIYKNFKKEFLYLMQLHVHVLKSSIMSIMWISKKNRKKHLFMHNEWKDYVLAITTLCGEIVLYDLESQNRLQSISSNGSISCAKLNNSLQYFGTTNLNGYFYLYNIYSNAGSRIYNCFDRFHEGGAVTSGEVSDVSDVGDVGEVSDVGEVSDVSDVGEVSDVGDVSDDAYNRDRSDLRDGSDDAQERPGKKIKLSNDLTHYLEEEDSSSQGEDAESAPTVTPKATPKVWHVFSPAARKTEKKNKTSDTFNLFIMNRFKCKEKLVCLYFVEELKSREVLLSSVQGGKKKTKVGAGEVESQEEESGREDSGHGEGDPHEATRPRRNKIRELEKSYHSYNHYVLLGSEKSKIYKYNITSKLCEGEFKGVNDNCIIWDVLYIYKTDEVVCVDNSGSLTIFDNSTFSVKYFFNHHLYKSVSLAKTLNEDFIFTAGVDRYIIKYARTRVHVGGGAEARGPSSNVSIKQQVPTTGKRNAQMINSKLNGYTTTSLYSAVNGSNRAEGEEGEDERFFLHKVKETKELNKKWYRINKRSVHISDIKRIVLLRGNLLVNISDDMSFSLYDTFNGVCRYFEIGNAELNRNVYFSENLKTVFCMYAGGIGIHCNDSSICMGGGRRRESSPQNAGTIAQKDLEKINAVNYKHIANISYGKNEFVNSCIVNESATKIACKTNRKLSIYHFSIDDLTIYNYDLSKLAASKVYSFDFVDDDLVILSFAKCHLSKSRGKKERGVIKERGVGEKHFPGGEDNNQEMYDQYEHVQDGDGEVERGENRRDGLYTYHVAIYNVDTKEVMEEIQVDRILCNFKKYQNGKLIICTDDKKMFFIF; this is translated from the coding sequence ATGAACCTAACGGAATTTAAATTCTATGAATATGAAAGTAAAGAACTTAGAACCATAGAAATATCTCCCTGTAGAaagtacatatgtgtatgtgaCTCTTTTggagttatatatatatacaaaaatttcaagAAGGAATTTTTGTACTTGATGCAGCTGCATGTACATGTTTTAAAGAGCTCTATTATGTCTATTATGTGGATAAGTAAAAAGAACAGGAAGAAGCATTTGTTTATGCACAACGAATGGAAAGACTACGTTTTGGCCATTACGACTCTATGTGGTGAAATTGTGCTATACGATTTGGAAAGCCAGAATCGGCTACAAAGCATCTCGAGCAATGGGAGTATTTCCTGTGCCAAATTGAATAACAGCCTTCAGTACTTCGGCACTACCAATTTGAATGGCTATTTCTACCTGTACAACATATACAGCAACGCGGGCAGCCGGATCTACAATTGCTTCGACCGCTTCCACGAGGGGGGCGCGGTGACCAGCGGCGAAGTTAGCGACGTTAGCGATGTTGGCGATGTTGGCGAAGTTAGCGACGTTGGCGAAGTTAGCGATGTTAGCGACGTTGGCGAAGTTAGCGATGTTGGCGACGTCAGCGATGATGCATATAACCGTGACCGTAGCGACCTTCGCGACGGAAGCGACGACGCGCAGGAGCGACCGGGCAAAAAAATCAAACTGTCAAACGACCTCACCCACTATCTCGAAGAGGAGGACTCCTCGTCGCAGGGAGAAGACGCAGAGAGCGCCCCGACGGTGACCCCAAAGGCGACCCCCAAGGTGTGGCACGTATTCTCCCCCGCAGccagaaaaacagaaaagaaaaataaaacgagtGACAcgtttaatttatttattatgaacAGATTCAAGTGCAAGGAAAAGTTGGTATGTTTGTACTTTGTGGAGGAGCTGAAAAGCAGGGAGGTGCTGCTAAGCAGTgtgcagggggggaaaaaaaaaaccaaggTGGGTGCCGGAGAGGTGGAAAgccaggaggaggagagcgGTCGCGAGGATAGCGGCCACGGGGAAGGCGACCCCCACGAGGCGACCCGCCCCCGCAGGAACAAAATCCGGGAGCTGGAAAAGTCGTACCATAGCTACAACCACTACGTACTGCTGGGCAGCGAAAAGtccaaaatttacaaatacaATATCACGAGCAAGCTCTGTGAGGGGGAGTTCAAGGGAGTTAATGATAACTGTATCATTTGGGACGTcctttatatatacaaaacgGACGAGGTGGTGTGTGTAGATAACAGTGGCTCCCTGACGATCTTTGACAACAGCACCTTCAgcgtaaaatatttttttaatcatcaCCTGTACAAATCGGTATCTTTGGCGAAAACGCTGAATGaggattttattttcactgcAGGGGTTGACAggtatataattaaatacgCCCGGACACGAGTACACGttggaggaggagcagaagcaAGAGGGCCGTCCTCAAATGTGAGCATCAAACAGCAGGTACCTACGACGGGGAAGCGAAACGCACAAATGATTAATAGCAAACTGAATGGATATACAACGACATCCCTTTACTCAGCAGTGAATGGAAGTAACcgtgcagaaggagaagaaggagaagacgAACGGTTCTTCCTCCACAAGGTGAAAGAAACGAAGGAACTAAACAAAAAGTGGTATCGCATTAATAAAAGATCCGTGCACATCTCAGACATAAAACGTATCGTCCTGTTGAGGGGAAATCTCCTTGTTAACATAAGTGACGACATGTCCTTCTCTCTGTACGACACGTTCAACGGAGTCTGTAGGTACTTTGAAATTGGCAACGCGGAGCTGAACAggaatgtttatttttcggaaaatttgaaaactgTTTTTTGTATGTACGCTGGGGGGATAGGAATTCACTGTAATGATAGCTCTATCTGcatggggggaggaagaagaagggagaGCTCTCCACAGAATGCTGGGACGATCGCTCAGAAGGacttagaaaaaattaatgcaGTCAACTATAAACACATCGCCAACATTTCCTACGGAAAGAACGAGTTTGTTAACTCTTGCATTGTAAATGAGAGCGCGACAAAAATTGCCTGTAAAACGAATAGGAAGCTCTCTATTTATCACTTCAGCATAGATGACCTGACCATATACAACTATGACCTTTCGAAGTTGGCTGCTTCTAAGGTATACTCCTTCGACTTTGTTGATGACGACCTGGTCATCCTTTCCTTTGCAAAGTGTCATTTGAGCAAGAGtagggggaagaaggagaggggCGTTATAAAGGAGAGGGGCGTAGGGGAGAAGCACTTCCCGGGGGGGGAGGACAACAACCAGGAGATGTACGATCAGTACGAACACGTGCAGGATGGTGACGGCGAGGTGGAAAGAGGAGAGAACAGACGAGACGGTTTGTACACATACCATGTAGCCATTTACAACGTAGACACGAAGGAAGTGATGGAAGAAATTCAAGTGGATAGAATTCTGTGCAACTTTAAAAAgtaccaaaatgggaagctaATAATTTGCAcagatgacaaaaaaatgttttttattttttaa
- a CDS encoding hypothetical protein (putative): MPVALNCLSEEGRRALEQEGGPEPVLHKASDIEFVYNKLNLGEGKLYIMEKKIRKKKKLTKFTEIANSASYLKHYEKNRNFYMHLLNDVNNVIVDSSNIALHAITSDKKICDTSCVYIQLNSDITGGGGEEEEEDMDCMGDEDVAVAVADEGTNHVGNGVDDAGDGTDEVRCRVDHTEGDEASRRPREKLGKRLFAKMVKQRSVFKKNEENDLGGEENGNDENCDDENCDDENCDDENGDVENCDDDLIEEKITPEILLVSKNYLTNDAIFRQMSNMDHSPDDEDDASEGEETAEEEEEA, translated from the exons ATGCCTGTCGCACTAAACTGCCTCAGCGAAGAAGGCCGGAGGGCCCTGGAACAAGAAGGGGGCCCAGAACCAGTGCTGCATAAAGCCAGCGACATAGAATTCGTTTACAATAAGCTAAACCTTGGGGAAGGCAAATTATacataatggaaaaaaagatc aggaaaaaaaaaaaattaacaaaatttacagaAATCGCCAATAGTGCTAGTTACTTGAAGCACTACGAGAAAAACCGTAACTTCTACATGCACCTCCTCAATGACGTGAACAACGTCATCGTCGACTCGTCAAACATCGCCTTGCATGCAATCACATCGGATAAAAAGATTTGCGACACCTCCTGTGTGTACATACAGCTCAACTCGGACATTActggagggggaggagaagaagaagaagaagacatgGACTGCATGGGAGACGAGGATGTAGCTGTGGCTGTGGCTGATGAGGGAACAAACCATGTAGGTAACGGTGTAGATGACGCTGGTGATGGCACAGATGAAGTTCGCTGTAGGGTGGACCATACCGAGGGAGATGAAGCCTCCCGGAGACCTCGAGAAAAACTAGGCAAACGgttatttgcaaaaatggtaaagCAGCGGAGTGtctttaaaaagaatgagGAGAACGACCTGGGTGGGGAGGAAAATGGCAACGATGAAAATTGCGACGATGAAAATTGCGACGATGAAAATTGCGACGATGAAAATGGCGACGTTGAAAATTGCGACGATGATCtgattgaagaaaaaataactccaGAGATACTCCTGGTtagcaaaaattatttgaccAACGATGCCATTTTTCGCCAGATGAGTAACATGGACCATTCGCCGGACGATGAGGATGACGCAAGTGAGGGGGAAGAGActgcggaggaggaagaagaagcgtaG
- a CDS encoding transmembrane protein Tmp21 homologue (putative), which yields MVGRLAQLAALLIVLTLQCLRTGAIEVYITVRPNKIKCLKERINKDTLVVGKFKTNNKNSPISIFIYDTDINERTFNFKKKLPIFETINDHDIKTAFTTFYSTSYSFCAYNSTNKVLEVFFEIKHGTEARDYTQIAKSEHLNEATIYLKQIVDQMNNFHLNLKRIKASEENEKKSSDKLNDTLMWFSLMNIFIIIVAAIIQDFYFKRFFTSKKII from the coding sequence ATGGTAGGGCGGTTAGCCCAGCTGGCAGCACTACTCATCGTGCTGACCCTGCAATGTCTGCGCACAGGAGCGATAGAGGTTTACATCACCGTACGgccaaacaaaataaaatgcttaAAGGAGCGAATTAACAAAGATACCCTAGTAGTTGGAAAATTCAAAacaaacaacaaaaattCACCCATttctatatttatttacgaTACAGACATAAATGAAAGaacatttaattttaaaaaaaaattgccaatttTTGAAACGATTAATGATCATGATATTAAGACAGCTTTTACCACATTCTACTCTACGTCGTATTCCTTCTGTGCATATAATAGTACGAATAAAGTTTTGGAAGTGTTTTTCGAAATAAAGCATGGGACAGAGGCAAGGGACTATACACAGATAGCGAAATCGGAACACCTGAATGAAGCCACCATATATTTAAAGCAAATCGTTGATCAGATGAATAATTTCCACTTAAATTTGAAACGGATTAAAGCATCTGaagagaatgaaaaaaaatcgagtGATAAGTTGAATGATACCCTGATGTGGTTCTCCCtcatgaatatttttattattatcgTTGCTGCCATTATTCAGGATTTCTACTTCAAGCGCTTTTTCACATCCAAGAAGATTATCTGA
- a CDS encoding hypothetical protein (putative) — translation MNIIKKELTHFPCFLRRWLHNNGKVTRQVSSRRGIEPCLSEMKRKGCDVNVLSLVISNNNLCYCLLRNKIIKKIGLINIKKDFQPYEQGPSSTRKGKNNLDKEELTYSYDREDTPLSFNIREILTVLNMVKLHSDGDGQHGEGSNDRGSDRANDGAADMANDTAADSANDRAYGSAAQWSQPGDPPKDAHRGRVKGGEEQQYHRQSQPQSQRQNQPSQQQEWIIGIEKVNDKYEKNKTKEKILSVLVYFLNSIFKCQIIFFCPKEARKYFSTKCNCTLETREETYKYIKDKVRNFPTVSKNGNKVNCLFSDSYVMAFYTYRYYMHHLVKNNRTVFNYLESEVRRNRSFNNILQSLKHVENEECSHDLRELLRDRIGRIVDRESY, via the coding sequence ATGAACATAATTAAGAAAGAGTTGACACATTTCCCCTGTTTTTTAAGAAGATGGTTACATAACAACGGTAAGGTTACACGTCAAGTGTCGAGTCGGAGGGGCATAGAACCATGTTTGAGtgaaatgaagaggaagggATGCGACGTAAACGTGTTGAGCTTGGTGATAAGTAACAACAACCTGTGCTACTGCTTGCtgaggaataaaattattaaaaaaattggactGATTAATATTAAGAAGGACTTCCAGCCCTATGAGCAGGGCCCCTCCAGCACTCGAAAGGGAAAGAACAACCTCGACAAGGAGGAGTTAACATACAGCTATGACCGAGAGGACACCCCTCTGAGCTTTAACATACGGGAAATTCTAACCGTTTTGAATATGGTCAAGCTGCATTCCGATGGGGATGGGCAGCACGGCGAGGGCTCCAACGATAGGGGCAGCGATAGGGCAAATGATGGAGCCGCCGATATGGCAAATGATACAGCCGCCGATAGCGCAAACGACAGAGCCTACGGTAGCGCTGCTCAGTGGAGCCAGCCGGGTGACCCGCCAAAGGACGCGCACAGAGGAAGGGTcaaaggaggggaagaacaaCAGTATCATCGGCAGAGCCAACCGCAGAGTCAGCGACAGAACCAACCATCGCAACAGCAAGAATGGATCATCGGGATCGAGAAGGTAAATGACAAGTAcgagaagaacaaaacaaaggaaaaaatcctCTCCGTCCTCGTGTACTTCCTAAACTCAATTTTCAAGTgccaaattatttttttctgtcctaAAGAAGCGAGAAAATACTTCAGCACCAAATGTAACTGTACCTTGGAGACACGCGAAGAGAcgtataaatacataaaagaCAAGGTAAGGAATTTCCCAACTGTAAGTAAAAATGGTAACAAGGTCAACTGCCTATTCAGTGATAGCTACGTCATGGCGTTTTATACGTACAGATATTACATGCACCACCTGGTGAAGAACAACCGAACCGTTTTTAATTATCTCGAAAGTGAAGTGCGCAGGAATAGGAGCTTTAACAATATTTTACAGAGCTTGAAGCACGTGGAAAATGAGGAGTGCTCGCACGACTTGAGGGAGCTACTCAGGGACAGAATTGGCCGCATCGTGGACCGCGAGTCTTAC
- a CDS encoding histone H3.2 putative, whose amino-acid sequence QGAKPQGEVTSRQFGPTGGHSRGGTPARTLQPTLLPPFPLLPLLPLLPLLPLLPLLPLLPLLPPKDKMVRTKKSVPTHNPLNNEPTNKTAPSRPSHKHVASSKTSNNAATGKGTRSQISQKGMKKTTRIRRPHRYRPGVLALKEIRAYQATTQLLIPKIPFVRVV is encoded by the coding sequence CAAGGAGCCAAACCACAGGGGGAAGTGACGTCTCGGCAGTTTGGTCCAACTGGTGGTCACAGCAGAGGAGGTACACCGGCGCGAACGTTGCAACCTACGCTGCTACCGCCGTTCCCGCTGCTTCCCCTGCTGCCACTGCTACCGCTTCTACCACTGCTACCGCTGCTACCGCTTCTACCACTGCTTCCGCCGAAGGACAAAATGGTGCGAACGAAAAAGAGCGTGCCCACGCACAACCCCTTGAACAACGAGCCGACGAACAAGACGGCGCCGAGCAGACCATCACACAAGCACGTCGCCTCGTCCAAAACGAGTAACAACGCCGCAACAGGCAAAGGGACTCGAAGCCAAATTTCGCAAAAGGGAATGAAAAAGACAACTCGAATTAGGAGGCCCCATAGATACAGACCAGGTGTATTAGCATTAAAGGAAATAAGAGCTTACCAAGCCACAACACAGTTGCTCATTCCAAAAATCCCGTTCGTGCGAGTGGT